A window of the bacterium genome harbors these coding sequences:
- a CDS encoding ABC transporter substrate-binding protein — protein MQVKKSATLSFRVFILILFSLGQVSCRNKDKKVPARSFGGTLTIGKITSSNTTLNPLLETTGVSAHLVNIIFDGLVRLGEKGEILPCLADSWEIGEGGREFTFHLRKGVKFHDGHPLTADDVAFTLDLVRDRQVMNDLICITSQIQEIKIRDPYTISIHLDKPSASFIHGLTLRIVPRHLLQDKDIRTAPFNYHPIGTGPFRFVRWASDRIELGANEEYFLGRPHLDRIVVRMFASQRLIWANLMKGDIDAFELLQSDSYEIVTRISSFNVYSALRPYYYLIGFNMTNPLFQDKRVRQALNYAIDKKGIISRVLHGRGKVSSGTVFPGSWAFDDRIGPYPYDPRKAVQLLKDAGWQDTDDDHILDRGKQPFEFHLLLPEGHDELETASLMIMEQLSNIGVKAMVRKLPVNIYSQEHLFARKFEAAFTYALAGSDPDKNYQFWHSSQIKAGLNFSSYHNPRIDLLLDQGRNTLDQEQRKSIYRQYQEEMLDDPAGIFLFWREYLLGVSKKFGGVEISSYGVFNNIREWHMLQ, from the coding sequence ATGCAGGTTAAAAAATCAGCCACTTTGTCTTTCCGTGTCTTTATTCTTATTCTCTTTTCCCTGGGACAGGTCTCGTGCCGGAATAAGGATAAAAAGGTACCTGCCCGATCATTCGGAGGCACCCTTACTATCGGCAAGATTACCAGCTCAAATACTACCTTAAATCCTCTCCTGGAGACCACTGGCGTCTCAGCCCATCTGGTAAATATCATATTCGATGGCCTGGTCAGACTGGGGGAAAAAGGCGAAATCCTGCCATGCCTGGCGGATTCCTGGGAGATCGGTGAAGGAGGCCGGGAATTTACCTTTCACCTCAGAAAGGGGGTAAAGTTCCATGATGGTCACCCGCTTACCGCCGATGACGTAGCATTTACTCTGGATCTGGTCAGAGACCGTCAGGTAATGAACGATCTTATCTGTATTACTAGTCAAATTCAGGAAATAAAAATCAGGGATCCCTATACGATCAGTATTCACCTGGACAAGCCTTCAGCCTCTTTTATCCATGGACTGACTCTGCGCATCGTACCCAGGCATCTTCTTCAGGATAAGGATATCCGCACTGCTCCATTCAATTATCATCCGATAGGCACCGGTCCCTTTCGTTTCGTCCGATGGGCTTCGGACAGGATCGAGCTTGGGGCGAATGAGGAATACTTTCTCGGAAGGCCGCATCTTGACCGGATTGTGGTAAGAATGTTCGCCAGTCAGCGCCTTATCTGGGCAAACCTGATGAAGGGAGATATCGATGCCTTTGAGCTTCTCCAATCCGACTCATACGAGATCGTTACAAGAATTTCCTCTTTCAATGTCTACTCCGCCTTGCGACCTTACTATTATCTCATCGGTTTTAATATGACCAATCCTCTGTTTCAGGACAAAAGAGTCCGCCAGGCACTGAATTACGCCATAGATAAAAAGGGCATTATCAGCAGGGTATTACACGGGAGAGGGAAGGTTTCATCAGGCACCGTCTTCCCCGGTTCCTGGGCTTTTGATGACAGGATTGGGCCATACCCGTATGATCCTCGCAAGGCCGTGCAGCTCCTGAAAGATGCGGGATGGCAGGATACCGATGATGATCACATCCTGGATAGAGGCAAGCAGCCCTTTGAATTTCATCTCCTCCTGCCCGAAGGTCATGATGAGCTTGAAACCGCCTCTCTCATGATTATGGAGCAGTTATCGAATATCGGAGTAAAGGCTATGGTAAGAAAGCTGCCCGTGAACATTTACAGCCAGGAGCATCTTTTTGCCAGGAAGTTTGAAGCTGCCTTCACGTATGCCCTCGCCGGCAGTGATCCTGATAAAAATTATCAGTTCTGGCACTCCTCACAGATCAAGGCAGGGCTTAATTTCTCTTCGTATCATAATCCCAGGATCGACCTGTTGCTTGACCAGGGCAGAAATACCCTCGACCAGGAGCAGAGAAAAAGCATCTACCGGCAATATCAGGAGGAGATGCTGGATGATCCTGCGGGTATATTTCTTTTCTGGCGGGAGTATCTTCTTGGTGTAAGCAAAAAATTTGGCGGGGTAGAGATCTCTTCGTATGGAGTATTCAATAACATCCGCGAGTGGCACATGCTCCAATGA
- the pilM gene encoding type IV pilus assembly protein PilM, protein MGPFRKKELIGLDIGTNSLKLAQLKKNAKGYELVKAGLKPLPQGVISEDEILDKQVVIEAIRQLVQEQKISIKNVATSVSGRSVIIKRIKLPAMSEDELMESILFEAEQYIPFDINDVSLDFQIMQNALKKDEGEMDVLLVAVKKERIQDMVSIITKAGLNPSVIDIDVFALENQYELNHAQESGNYVVLLDIGADTMNMNILWEGGTVFTRDASLGGNDYSKILQTSLGLDFAQAEKLKQGESVEGVAADQVVPLRESFYEEIFSEIQRSFDYFRATADNIPITKILLSGGTSKADGIDLALAHRFEVEVEKVNPFRKIQINSNQFDTNWLTSVAPTMAVVVGLALRRMDDR, encoded by the coding sequence ATGGGGCCTTTCAGGAAAAAGGAATTAATCGGGCTGGACATCGGTACCAATTCCCTTAAGCTGGCCCAACTGAAAAAGAATGCCAAGGGGTATGAGCTGGTCAAGGCGGGGTTAAAACCCTTGCCTCAGGGAGTTATTTCCGAAGATGAGATTCTGGACAAGCAGGTGGTCATCGAGGCCATCAGACAATTGGTCCAGGAGCAAAAGATCTCCATTAAAAATGTTGCCACCTCGGTGTCCGGGCGATCAGTAATTATCAAGAGAATCAAGCTGCCGGCTATGAGTGAAGATGAGCTGATGGAATCCATCCTCTTCGAGGCCGAGCAGTATATCCCCTTCGATATCAATGATGTCAGTCTGGATTTTCAGATCATGCAGAATGCTCTCAAAAAAGATGAAGGGGAGATGGATGTCCTCCTGGTAGCGGTTAAAAAGGAGCGCATCCAGGATATGGTATCGATCATTACCAAGGCCGGCCTTAATCCTTCGGTCATCGATATCGATGTATTTGCTCTGGAAAACCAGTATGAGCTGAATCATGCTCAGGAGTCGGGCAATTATGTAGTTCTGCTCGATATTGGTGCTGATACCATGAATATGAATATCTTATGGGAAGGGGGAACGGTCTTTACCCGTGATGCCTCACTGGGAGGAAATGATTACTCCAAGATTCTGCAAACCAGCCTGGGACTGGACTTCGCTCAGGCCGAAAAGCTGAAGCAGGGAGAAAGTGTCGAGGGGGTTGCAGCGGACCAGGTGGTTCCATTGCGGGAGAGTTTTTATGAGGAAATTTTCTCGGAAATTCAGCGGTCCTTTGATTATTTTCGGGCTACGGCGGACAATATTCCGATAACCAAAATTCTGCTCAGTGGAGGCACATCCAAAGCAGATGGGATCGATCTGGCTCTGGCCCACCGGTTTGAAGTGGAAGTGGAAAAGGTTAACCCTTTTCGGAAAATCCAAATCAATTCGAATCAATTTGACACCAACTGGCTAACCTCCGTGGCTCCCACGATGGCCGTGGTTGTCGGATTAGCCCTCAGAAGGATGGATGACCGTTGA
- a CDS encoding PilN domain-containing protein — translation MIRINLLPQKKKALAVGRELMTGVIFLVLLIGAGTLWYYQLNFKIKSLQNQISETKQKIETSQVEMEKINKLKEEKKEVEKKLNLIKELKSKQKGPAPLLNQLSLIIPDETWLSCLATKGPQLTLEGMSLTANNVADFMKSLENTRVLTQIELDKTEQESMADNKKVQRFKITCNLTDSNSQDSNSQVK, via the coding sequence TTGATCAGAATCAACTTGCTTCCCCAAAAAAAGAAAGCTCTTGCTGTCGGGCGGGAATTGATGACCGGAGTCATCTTCCTGGTACTGCTGATCGGAGCAGGGACTCTGTGGTATTATCAGTTGAATTTTAAGATCAAGAGTCTCCAAAACCAGATCAGTGAGACGAAACAGAAAATCGAGACATCTCAGGTCGAGATGGAGAAAATCAATAAGCTGAAAGAAGAGAAAAAGGAAGTGGAGAAAAAGCTCAACCTTATTAAGGAGTTGAAATCGAAGCAAAAAGGCCCTGCTCCATTACTGAATCAGCTTTCCCTGATCATCCCGGATGAAACATGGCTCTCCTGCCTGGCCACGAAGGGGCCCCAGCTTACTCTGGAGGGAATGTCACTGACGGCCAATAATGTGGCTGACTTTATGAAGAGCCTTGAGAACACCAGGGTGCTGACCCAGATAGAGCTGGATAAAACCGAGCAGGAATCCATGGCCGATAACAAAAAGGTACAAAGGTTCAAGATCACCTGCAACCTTACTGATTCGAACTCTCAAGATTCGAATTCTCAAGTGAAATAA
- a CDS encoding type 4a pilus biogenesis protein PilO, whose amino-acid sequence MNIKALNNKLASLPRGKKILLLVSVSVMVGTFWYYTLLGPKQAEISRMNDELASLNKALKENQEVCKNIPAFQQEVEKVRQDFLLAQIQLPTEKEIPTLLKKIADLGSNAGLEFALFKPQAEVKKEFYQQLPIDIKVRGPYHNVANFFQLISALDRIVNIEEFNMGNPQFTGNLVTLETTCVATTYRFQPNASPEGKQQQEGASSGQGETDAGTQQE is encoded by the coding sequence ATGAACATAAAGGCTCTCAACAACAAGCTGGCTTCCCTGCCTCGGGGGAAAAAAATTCTGCTCCTGGTCTCTGTCAGCGTGATGGTCGGTACTTTTTGGTACTATACTCTTCTGGGGCCCAAACAGGCTGAAATCAGCCGGATGAACGATGAACTCGCCAGCCTGAACAAGGCATTGAAAGAGAATCAGGAGGTCTGCAAAAACATCCCGGCCTTTCAGCAGGAGGTAGAAAAAGTCCGGCAGGATTTTCTTCTCGCTCAGATCCAATTACCCACGGAAAAGGAAATCCCCACCCTCCTGAAAAAAATTGCTGACCTGGGAAGTAATGCCGGGCTTGAATTCGCGCTTTTCAAGCCGCAGGCAGAAGTCAAGAAGGAATTCTACCAGCAGCTCCCTATCGATATCAAGGTACGGGGGCCCTACCACAACGTAGCCAATTTCTTTCAGCTCATCAGTGCCCTGGACCGTATTGTCAACATTGAAGAATTTAATATGGGAAACCCTCAATTCACGGGTAATCTTGTCACTCTCGAAACCACGTGTGTCGCTACCACCTATCGGTTCCAGCCGAACGCTTCGCCGGAAGGCAAGCAGCAGCAGGAAGGTGCCTCTTCAGGACAAGGAGAAACAGATGCAGGAACACAGCAAGAATAG
- a CDS encoding pilus assembly protein PilP — protein MQEHSKNRKPLIILLFLPLVFGMSPVEIDPVGKIRDPFKSPFAVELMRAPELPSSPLLNYDLPELKLVGIVWGELGRAAVVEAPDGKCYLVKRGEEIGKMKGRVIEIGNDHINIQTIVTDYLGRTKTEETTVRLYKEGTPVPAVVSR, from the coding sequence ATGCAGGAACACAGCAAGAATAGAAAACCGCTTATTATTCTTCTCTTTCTCCCGCTGGTTTTCGGAATGTCGCCGGTGGAGATCGACCCGGTGGGGAAAATACGGGATCCTTTCAAATCACCTTTTGCCGTAGAGCTTATGCGGGCTCCGGAACTGCCTTCCTCGCCGCTCCTCAACTATGACCTTCCCGAGCTCAAACTCGTCGGCATTGTCTGGGGGGAACTGGGGAGAGCAGCCGTTGTGGAGGCACCCGATGGAAAATGTTATCTGGTTAAAAGGGGTGAAGAGATTGGCAAAATGAAGGGGAGAGTCATCGAGATCGGTAACGATCACATCAACATTCAGACCATAGTAACGGACTATCTGGGAAGGACAAAGACGGAAGAGACTACAGTCAGACTCTACAAAGAAGGGACCCCTGTTCCTGCTGTCGTCAGCAGATAA
- the pilQ gene encoding type IV pilus secretin PilQ, whose amino-acid sequence MDSRWGCNRLKTQAKVILILFLCCQGSACSFGNRKTANAIPPKPASTWEVNKTQNNSNSSPDRASGAAAGLDSTTQAAAAGNLSSPASGSADQYLSREPILEQDISTEPVLERDIIRSSSRASTRGNSSQHDDARFLSVKSAHDQNPSKAAASQPVPQKVYHGKPISLDFQDADIRSVLRIIGEVSNHNLVVDPDVKGRVTVTLQNPVPWDQALDIILKTNQLAMRMENNIIRIETHKTYMEEEDAVVKAILAKQLAEQTQKNSRPLKTEIIRVNYAQASKLKEQISPILSDPKGLQEPSSIIVDERTNSLIVKDLPENLAKIKEVLANLDRETPQVMIETRIVETSKAYMKELGIRWGGEYGKQTNYRFPRTIGISGGLNDSYAVNLSNKNDAFGGIGFNLGHINNLVKLNFELESMESQGKGRIVSNPRIATLDNEKAEIKSGSQIPYPSVDKDGNPSTKFIDAVIKLGVTPHITPNEYITLEIEADKSEPNWAQTVNGVPAITTRTATTKLIVRDGDTTVIGGLYQRTQQQSERKVPWFGNIPGIRWLFRSQGAVENYDELLIFITPRIVKKNG is encoded by the coding sequence ATGGATTCCAGATGGGGATGTAATCGGCTGAAAACCCAAGCCAAAGTAATCCTGATCCTGTTCCTGTGCTGCCAAGGAAGCGCTTGCAGTTTCGGTAACCGCAAAACCGCCAATGCAATACCTCCCAAGCCAGCATCCACTTGGGAAGTCAATAAGACTCAAAATAATTCAAATTCATCACCGGATCGAGCATCGGGAGCTGCTGCAGGGCTGGACTCGACAACCCAGGCGGCAGCCGCCGGTAATTTATCCTCACCCGCTTCCGGCTCCGCAGATCAGTACCTTTCACGAGAGCCGATCCTGGAGCAGGACATCTCAACCGAGCCGGTCCTGGAGCGGGATATCATCCGGTCATCCAGCCGGGCTTCAACCAGAGGCAATTCTTCTCAGCATGATGATGCCAGGTTTCTTTCCGTCAAGTCCGCTCATGACCAAAATCCTTCGAAAGCTGCGGCCTCCCAGCCCGTTCCTCAAAAAGTTTATCACGGCAAGCCTATTTCGCTTGATTTTCAGGATGCGGATATCAGGTCGGTGCTTCGGATCATCGGCGAAGTCAGCAATCACAATCTGGTTGTTGATCCGGACGTCAAGGGAAGGGTTACGGTCACCCTCCAGAATCCGGTTCCGTGGGATCAGGCACTGGATATTATTCTCAAGACCAACCAGTTGGCCATGAGAATGGAAAACAACATCATCCGGATAGAGACTCACAAAACCTACATGGAAGAGGAAGATGCCGTAGTGAAGGCCATTCTGGCCAAGCAGTTGGCCGAGCAGACACAGAAAAACAGCCGGCCGCTGAAGACGGAAATTATCCGGGTCAATTATGCCCAGGCCAGCAAACTCAAAGAGCAGATCAGCCCTATCCTCAGCGATCCCAAGGGATTGCAGGAACCCTCATCCATCATTGTGGATGAGCGGACCAATTCCCTGATCGTTAAGGACCTGCCGGAGAATCTTGCCAAGATCAAGGAAGTCCTGGCCAATCTGGACCGGGAGACCCCGCAGGTCATGATTGAAACCCGGATTGTTGAAACCAGCAAAGCCTATATGAAGGAACTGGGCATCCGGTGGGGTGGAGAATATGGAAAGCAAACCAATTATCGCTTCCCCCGGACCATTGGTATTTCGGGAGGTCTCAACGACAGCTATGCAGTCAACCTCTCCAATAAAAATGATGCCTTTGGAGGCATCGGATTCAATCTGGGACATATCAATAATCTCGTCAAGCTCAACTTCGAGCTTGAATCCATGGAGTCTCAAGGCAAGGGGAGAATCGTTTCCAATCCCCGAATCGCCACCCTGGATAATGAAAAGGCGGAAATCAAAAGCGGGTCTCAGATTCCTTACCCATCCGTGGACAAGGATGGAAATCCCTCCACCAAATTTATCGATGCGGTAATCAAACTGGGAGTCACTCCTCATATTACCCCGAACGAATACATCACCCTGGAGATTGAGGCGGATAAGAGCGAACCGAATTGGGCTCAGACGGTAAATGGCGTCCCGGCAATTACCACCCGGACAGCTACCACCAAGCTGATTGTCAGGGACGGAGACACCACGGTAATCGGAGGGCTCTATCAGCGCACTCAGCAGCAGAGTGAGCGGAAAGTGCCCTGGTTTGGCAATATTCCCGGCATCAGGTGGCTCTTTAGATCACAGGGTGCTGTTGAAAACTACGACGAGTTGCTGATCTTTATTACCCCCCGGATTGTGAAAAAAAACGGTTAG
- a CDS encoding Ig-like domain-containing protein, which produces MAENIPAKSILTLVASMVLVINSFLVTSCSKTPSDDAPGKSEQNITPGGSADTTGMSAIRLSSENGNTVIGINSNLEIRVDLMTKSGQPVNGKTIINFELSDPTRGRITSPAIISEGSGTVNFISKDSEGIVTLTASNEKGDIKGTLDIQVSDVPPPATLDISADPPRISIRGTSHIIATVLDKNGNSVKDGTQVNFMVSKDAYGTVTESALTISGKASATFTAAETSGEVEITATSGSASETTQVTIASADVGSIEFVSAVPNIVGLKGAGQVEVSAVTFLVKNSQGTPVQDAQSVYIELFGPGGGEYLEEVGRETITVSTENGAARVNFHSGVIPGPVTLRATVTAAGGNKLSTSSGIISVGGGKPTESQFSLSASVLNLEGLAYDGIESKININLADRYGNVEVLEGTTVSFYTESGGISRSVAMNKTGSGSVTYRTQRPIPHKTLPEQSEIDFMDQLHSLFNIPMNYTDPNSPNPRDGLCTIIAVVDGEEEFTDRNANGQYDPNEPFIDSYSDIFIDMDDDNSIDEEFEDLVIDQNNNAVFDGENGRWDGNKKIYKAINLLITGEPSIHTDIHTQLSSVPNGIVTSKSSLVFHVFIGDRNFNIPIGGTSFSISTDKGKLSGTKSYIFGNTCSTAGGPIFSYVLSYENEKDPPSMAEVTMSLSWKGQTKSLSCAVPVGPASSGPVNIVSDDVGSIEFVSATPAAIGLKGLGQVEISTVTFLVKNNKGTFIQDPQDVSFELFGPGGGEYLEEGDPNINQGKTATVSSEGGMARVNVHSGIIPGTVTLKATVAMAGGTTLTAYSGTISIGGGKPSESHFSLSAVSPLTPPHPYVSGGPLNLPGLAFDNFISEIWVHLADRYGNVEVLEGTTVSFYSEAGGINRSAALDQSGSGVVTFRTQDPVPYKTLPKEYEITFMNRLNSLFGIPIDITDPESPNPRDGLCTIVAVVDGEEEFTDTNANGQFNPTEPFVDTYDDIFIDMDDDNIINTNFEDLLIDLNGDSAFDGINGRWDGNKKICKTIKLLLTGEPYIWTNLETNLWQIGGIVTPSNPLYFEVFIGDRNYNIPCGGTSYSISTDKGILAGSKSFVFSDTSSTAGGPIKAYSFSYADPNNVAPPDTATLNMSLSWQGMTKSESYTIPID; this is translated from the coding sequence ATGGCCGAGAATATTCCTGCAAAATCAATCCTGACATTGGTAGCATCGATGGTGCTCGTTATCAATTCCTTCCTCGTAACCTCGTGCAGCAAGACTCCTTCAGACGATGCTCCGGGTAAAAGTGAACAGAATATTACTCCCGGCGGTTCTGCTGATACAACCGGAATGAGTGCTATCAGATTGTCTTCAGAGAATGGCAATACGGTCATTGGTATCAACAGCAACCTGGAGATCAGAGTAGACCTGATGACCAAGAGCGGCCAGCCGGTGAATGGCAAGACGATAATAAACTTTGAACTGAGTGATCCGACACGGGGCAGGATTACCAGCCCGGCCATAATCAGCGAAGGAAGCGGAACGGTTAATTTTATTTCGAAGGATAGCGAAGGGATCGTCACCCTTACCGCCAGCAACGAAAAAGGGGATATCAAGGGAACCCTTGATATTCAGGTTTCCGATGTTCCTCCGCCAGCGACATTGGACATCAGCGCCGACCCTCCCCGGATATCGATCAGGGGAACATCGCACATCATCGCGACTGTATTGGATAAGAATGGCAATTCAGTAAAGGATGGAACACAAGTTAATTTCATGGTCAGCAAAGATGCCTACGGTACAGTAACTGAAAGCGCCTTGACTATCAGCGGGAAAGCATCGGCTACCTTCACGGCTGCTGAAACTTCCGGCGAAGTTGAAATTACCGCCACATCCGGCTCAGCATCAGAGACTACTCAAGTAACCATTGCCAGCGCCGATGTAGGAAGCATAGAGTTTGTATCGGCAGTACCGAATATCGTGGGCTTGAAGGGAGCGGGACAGGTCGAAGTTTCAGCGGTTACTTTTTTGGTTAAAAACAGCCAGGGAACTCCTGTCCAGGATGCCCAGAGCGTATATATTGAATTATTTGGTCCGGGCGGCGGAGAGTACCTTGAAGAGGTCGGTCGGGAAACAATTACCGTCAGCACGGAAAATGGTGCAGCCAGAGTGAATTTTCACAGCGGGGTAATTCCCGGGCCGGTGACACTCAGAGCAACCGTGACCGCCGCGGGAGGAAACAAACTGTCAACCTCTTCGGGAATAATTTCCGTAGGTGGCGGGAAACCTACGGAGAGCCAGTTCTCTCTATCCGCTTCCGTCTTGAATCTTGAAGGTCTGGCGTATGATGGAATCGAATCGAAGATAAACATCAATCTCGCCGACCGATATGGCAATGTCGAGGTTCTGGAGGGAACGACGGTCTCCTTCTATACCGAGAGCGGGGGTATCTCCCGGTCGGTAGCCATGAATAAAACAGGCTCCGGATCGGTTACTTACCGGACTCAGCGCCCCATTCCTCATAAAACTCTTCCTGAACAGTCCGAGATTGACTTTATGGATCAACTCCATTCCCTGTTCAATATTCCAATGAACTATACCGATCCTAACAGCCCGAATCCCCGCGATGGTCTGTGTACGATTATCGCCGTTGTTGACGGGGAGGAAGAGTTCACCGATCGGAATGCGAATGGACAGTATGACCCCAATGAACCATTTATCGATTCATATAGTGATATTTTTATCGACATGGACGACGACAACTCCATTGATGAAGAATTTGAAGACCTGGTAATTGACCAGAACAACAATGCAGTATTTGATGGAGAAAACGGGCGCTGGGATGGAAATAAAAAAATTTATAAAGCCATCAATCTGCTGATTACCGGCGAACCATCAATCCATACCGATATTCATACCCAGCTGAGTTCGGTCCCGAATGGTATCGTTACCAGTAAAAGCTCACTGGTTTTCCATGTATTTATCGGCGATCGTAATTTCAATATCCCGATTGGAGGAACATCCTTTTCCATCTCGACTGATAAGGGTAAATTAAGCGGGACAAAATCCTATATATTTGGAAATACCTGCTCCACTGCCGGAGGGCCAATCTTTTCCTATGTCCTGTCGTATGAAAACGAGAAAGACCCGCCATCGATGGCTGAAGTGACTATGAGCCTGTCCTGGAAGGGACAGACGAAATCATTGAGCTGTGCCGTACCGGTAGGTCCGGCCTCAAGCGGACCGGTGAACATCGTCAGCGACGATGTCGGAAGCATCGAGTTCGTATCGGCAACCCCTGCAGCTATCGGGCTGAAAGGATTAGGACAGGTTGAAATTTCAACGGTTACTTTCCTGGTTAAGAACAATAAGGGAACTTTTATCCAGGATCCCCAGGATGTAAGCTTTGAGCTCTTTGGACCTGGTGGCGGAGAGTATCTTGAGGAAGGAGACCCGAATATTAATCAGGGCAAAACAGCCACAGTCAGCTCAGAAGGGGGTATGGCCAGAGTGAATGTTCACAGCGGTATAATTCCCGGCACCGTGACACTCAAGGCAACCGTAGCAATGGCAGGAGGCACCACCCTGACGGCGTATTCAGGGACAATTTCCATAGGGGGAGGAAAACCTTCGGAAAGCCATTTTTCGCTGTCGGCAGTTAGTCCCCTGACCCCACCCCACCCCTACGTCTCAGGCGGTCCTCTCAATCTCCCGGGACTGGCTTTTGATAATTTCATATCAGAAATATGGGTTCATCTGGCTGACCGCTATGGCAATGTCGAAGTCCTGGAGGGAACGACGGTGTCCTTCTACAGCGAGGCAGGCGGTATCAACCGGTCGGCGGCCCTGGATCAAAGCGGTTCCGGGGTAGTTACCTTTAGAACCCAGGACCCTGTTCCGTATAAGACACTCCCGAAAGAGTATGAAATCACCTTTATGAACCGATTAAATTCTCTGTTCGGTATTCCTATTGACATCACTGATCCTGAGAGTCCAAATCCACGGGATGGCCTGTGCACGATTGTCGCGGTCGTCGATGGGGAAGAGGAGTTTACCGATACCAATGCCAACGGGCAATTTAACCCCACCGAACCCTTTGTCGATACCTATGACGATATTTTTATTGATATGGATGATGATAATATCATTAATACGAATTTTGAAGATTTGTTAATTGACCTGAACGGAGATTCAGCCTTCGATGGAATAAACGGCCGATGGGATGGAAATAAGAAGATTTGTAAAACCATTAAGCTCCTGCTGACCGGTGAACCCTATATCTGGACAAACCTTGAGACCAACCTCTGGCAGATAGGGGGTATAGTTACACCGTCTAACCCGTTGTATTTCGAGGTGTTCATTGGAGACCGCAACTATAACATACCCTGTGGCGGGACCTCCTACAGCATCTCAACTGATAAAGGTATTCTGGCCGGATCAAAATCGTTCGTGTTTTCCGATACAAGCTCCACGGCTGGAGGACCCATCAAGGCGTATAGTTTCTCCTATGCCGATCCCAACAATGTCGCCCCGCCTGATACGGCTACGCTGAACATGAGCTTAAGCTGGCAGGGAATGACAAAATCCGAATCGTACACCATACCCATTGACTGA
- the murA gene encoding UDP-N-acetylglucosamine 1-carboxyvinyltransferase has protein sequence MTKYYKIRGARPLSGSIRVGGAKNTLPKSIVASLLTDEPCVLSNVSNIGDVTVTLDMCRSIGTEFEWLNHSTIRISTPRVTSPAINSGFSGINRIPILMLGPLLHRVGIAEIPLLGGCKIGPRPIDFHIDALRALGAQVDLVEGVYRAEASKLHGTTISLPYPSVGATETILLSASLAEGTTVIRNAAIEPEVIDLIAVLQKMGAIIAVDVDRTIIIDGVKRLRSFKHHALTDRIEVASWACAAIATGGDVVVENSDQLGMMAFLNIIRKIGAEYEVLENGIRFFSGGNRLHPTFLETDVHPGFMTDWQQPFVILMTQAEGLSVLHETVYENRFGYTNELRRMGAEIQVYQQCLGGKPCRFLHRNYPHSCVIKGRTPLQGIEMTIPDLRAGFSYIIAALVASGESVIKGVNYIERGYDSIPEKARSLGADFEVVED, from the coding sequence ATGACGAAGTATTATAAAATTCGGGGTGCCAGGCCGCTTTCTGGCAGCATAAGAGTAGGTGGAGCCAAAAATACTTTACCCAAGAGCATTGTTGCCTCCCTGCTGACCGATGAGCCATGTGTACTTTCTAATGTATCAAACATCGGAGATGTGACCGTAACCCTGGACATGTGCAGATCCATCGGTACTGAATTTGAATGGCTAAATCATTCAACAATCAGAATCTCGACTCCACGGGTTACTTCTCCCGCCATCAATTCAGGATTTTCCGGCATCAACCGGATTCCCATCCTCATGCTGGGTCCCCTGCTCCATCGGGTTGGCATAGCTGAGATTCCTCTTCTTGGCGGCTGCAAGATAGGTCCTCGCCCGATTGACTTTCATATTGATGCCTTACGGGCCCTCGGTGCTCAGGTTGACCTGGTTGAGGGAGTATACCGGGCTGAAGCCTCCAAACTGCACGGTACTACCATTTCGCTTCCCTATCCGAGTGTCGGAGCAACAGAAACAATCCTCCTGTCAGCGAGCCTGGCTGAGGGCACTACAGTAATCAGGAATGCAGCCATAGAGCCGGAGGTAATTGACCTGATAGCGGTTTTGCAGAAAATGGGAGCGATCATAGCCGTAGATGTAGACCGAACCATCATTATTGATGGAGTAAAACGGCTGCGCAGTTTCAAACACCATGCCCTGACCGACAGGATAGAGGTAGCTTCCTGGGCCTGTGCGGCTATTGCCACCGGGGGTGATGTAGTCGTGGAGAACTCGGACCAGCTTGGGATGATGGCCTTTCTCAATATCATCCGCAAGATTGGAGCTGAATATGAGGTTCTGGAAAACGGCATTCGTTTCTTTTCCGGGGGAAACCGTCTGCATCCTACCTTTCTTGAGACCGATGTCCACCCGGGATTTATGACCGATTGGCAGCAGCCTTTCGTTATCCTGATGACTCAGGCGGAAGGGTTATCGGTTTTACATGAGACCGTGTATGAGAACCGGTTCGGCTACACCAATGAATTGAGGCGGATGGGGGCAGAAATCCAGGTTTATCAGCAATGTCTGGGAGGAAAGCCCTGCCGGTTCTTGCACCGCAATTATCCTCACAGTTGTGTGATTAAAGGCCGGACACCTTTACAGGGAATAGAAATGACCATTCCTGATCTGCGGGCAGGATTTTCTTATATCATTGCAGCTCTGGTCGCTTCCGGAGAATCGGTCATTAAGGGTGTAAACTACATCGAACGGGGATATGATTCCATCCCTGAAAAGGCCAGGTCCCTGGGTGCTGATTTTGAAGTAGTCGAGGACTGA